Proteins encoded within one genomic window of Fragaria vesca subsp. vesca linkage group LG1, FraVesHawaii_1.0, whole genome shotgun sequence:
- the LOC101309293 gene encoding uncharacterized protein LOC101309293 — protein sequence MAMKREALSSLLLVTLLTALLAQSRITNAQLLPSPPSVPGSLFPPGTAPDVLKCWSSLTGVSGCVTEIFQSVFTLQFGRISANCCKAFLAVEDSCLPKMFPLTPFFPPLLKNICALPARI from the coding sequence ATGGCAATGAAAAGGGAAGCATTGTCTTCGTTGCTGCTAGTGACATTACTGACCGCCTTGCTAGCTCAATCGAGGATAACAAATGCGCAGTTGCTACCGAGTCCTCCTTCCGTTCCAGGGAGCCTATTTCCACCAGGAACTGCGCCGGATGTGCTCAAGTGTTGGTCATCTCTTACCGGCGTCAGCGGATGTGTTACAGAAATCTTTCAATCCGTTTTCACCCTGCAATTCGGCAGGATTAGTGCCAATTGTTGTAAGGCCTTCCTTGCTGTTGAGGACAGCTGTTTGCCCAAAATGTTTCCTCTCACTCCGTTCTTCCCTCCTTTGCTCAAGAACATTTGTGCTCTCCCAGCAAGAATCTAG
- the LOC101309586 gene encoding heparanase-like protein 3-like, translating into MAMKTVALPSMLLMALLTNLLSQPAIANVEKSPQSAPASTIPGLAASTGNFVASGRIKPERDLGKVTTTKGEGIGGGSVEALIRIDGKEAIAKVDEDFICATLDWWPPEKCDYGTCSWGKTSLLNLDLSNTILSNAIKAFSPLKLRLGGTLQDQIIYDTEDNKKPCPPIPFVENNTTLFGEMFGFNEACLPMKRWDELNSFFLRTGAKIVFGLNVLTGKTFKNNIPAIGDWDFTNAESFIRYTVKNNYSVAGWELGNELCGKGVGTSISASQYANDSASLRNIVQEIYKGGAGPKPLILAPGGFFDGPWFKEVADKSTTTLDALTHHVYNLGPGVDNNLIEKILDPESLDSMVDTYSKLQNILKTSATSATAWVGESGGAWNSGHHLVTDAFVFSFWYLDQLGMSAVYDTKTYCRQTLVGGNYGLLNTTTFVPNPDYYSALLWHRLMGRNVLATRFGGPKKIRAYTHCAKQSKGIVVLLINLHNTTVVQARVAFNSTWSLRHRHKSHKSYRSHMKELNGLRSRAERVRGDREREEYHLTPKDGNIQSQTMLLNGNALNLDSSGNIPTLEPVFVNSSQPIIVAPFSIVFVHIPYVVPPACR; encoded by the exons ATGGCAATGAAAACTGTAGCATTACCTTCCATGTTACTAATGGCACTACTCACCAACTTGCTATCCCAACCAGCAATCGCCAATGTGGAGAAATCGCCACAGAGTGCTCCTGCTTCAACAATTCCAGGCCTAGCTGCTTCCACCGGGAACTTC GTTGCTTCGGGTCGAATCAAGCCAGAAAGAGATTTGGGCAAAGTTACTACGACTA AAGGAGAGGGAATAGGAGGAGGCAGTGTTGAAGCTTTGATTAGAATTGATGGGAAAGAAGCCATTGCGAAAGTTGATGAAGATTTTATCTGTGCAACTTTGGATTGGTGGCCTCCTGAGAAATGTGACTATGGAACTTGCAGCTGGGGCAAAACTTCTCTCCTTAATTTG GATCTAAGTAATACTATCTTATCAAATGCCATAAAAG CTTTTTCACCATTGAAACTTAGATTGGGTGGTACCTTGCAAGACCAAATCATATATGATACAGAAGACAATAAAAAACCTTGCCCCCCGATTCCTTTTGTTGAAAACAACACAACATTGTTTGGTGAGATGTTTGGTTTTAATGAGGCTTGCCTACCAATGAAGAGATGGGATGAACTAAACTCCTTCTTTCTGAGAACAGG GGCTAAGATTGTCTTTGGATTAAATGTCCTCACGGGAAAAACATTCAAGAATAATATCCCTGCAATTGGAGACTGGGACTTCACCAATGCCGAATCTTTCATTCGATACACTGTCAAAAATAACTACTCTGTTGCTGGATGGGAGCTTG GGAATGAGCTATGTGGGAAGGGAGTTGGAACGAGCATATCAGCAAGTCAGTATGCCAATGATTCAGCTTCTCTGCGTAACATAGTACAGGAAATATACAAGGGTGGTGCTGGACCAAAGCCACTAATCTTAGCACCTGGAGGGTTCTTTGATGGACCTTGGTTCAAAGAAGTTGCAGATAAAAGCACTACAACTTTAGATGCGCTCACACACCATGTATATAATCTAGGGCCAG GGGTTGATAATAACCTTATTGAAAAGATTCTTGACCCGGAGTCTCTGGATAGTATGGTGGACACATATAGCAAGCTTCAAAACATCCTGAAGACCTCTGCAACTTCAGCAACAGCATGGGTTGGGGAATCAGGAGGTGCTTGGAACAGTGGTCATCATCTTGTCACGGATGCATTCGTGTTTAGTTTCTG GTATCTGGACCAGCTTGGTATGTCTGCAGTTTATGATACCAAAACATATTGCAGACAGACCTTGGTTGGTGGAAACTATGGTTTACTCAACACTACTACTTTTGTTCCCAATCCAGACTACTACAG TGCTCTTCTTTGGCACCGATTAATGGGAAGAAATGTACTGGCAACGAGGTTTGGTGGACCGAAAAAGATACGTGCTTATACACACTGTGCAAAACAATCT AAAGGGATTGTAGTCCTATTGATCAACCTACACAACACCACCGTTGTTCAGGCAAGGGTTGCCTTCAACAGTACCTGGAGCTTGCGACATAGACACAAATCTCACAAGTCTTATAGATCACATATGAAGGAACTTAATGGTCTAAGAAGCAGGGCAGAAAGAGTGAGAGGTGACAGAGAAAGAGAAGAATACCATTTGACACCAAAGGATGGAAATATACAGAGCCAAACCATGCTGCTTAATGGAAATGCTTTGAATCTGGATTCATCTGGGAACATACCTACATTAGAACCTGTTTTTGTAAATTCATCGCAGCCGATAATTGTTGCTCCATTTTCAATTGTTTTTGTTCACATACCATACGTTGTTCCCCCAGCTTGCAGGTAG
- the LOC101301610 gene encoding probable anion transporter 6, chloroplastic-like — protein sequence MAKLTLRAESSHLFYSQPSSFISAPKRRRLLSFPPKPSLKFRVFCSIKEKESVKRVNGLPGDEVVHRAGSGSDSEGESGQKSGSVGFDLDWPPWKNIPQRYKLIGTTSLAFVICNMDKVNLSIAIIPMSHQFGWSSSVAGLVQSSFFWGYALSQLPGGWLAKIFGGRKVLEIGVLTWSLATALVPFVAGFTPGLVVSRILVGIGEGVSPSAATDLIARTIPLEERSRAVAFVFGGLSVGSVAGFLLAPPLIQNLGWESVFYIFSLLGIGWYVGFQFLEGQPSWVGSRSDLKTAQNTSPKELADSLKDVPWKEFFRSEAVWAMIYAHFCGSWGHYTCLAWLPTYFSEELNLNLTEAAWVSILPPLASIFVNTIASQIADNLISNGVQTTTVRKICQTIAFLSPAACMTLSSLDLGLPHWEVVGILTAGLALSSFAISGLYCTHQDISPEYASILLGITNTVGAVPGIVGVALTGYLLDSTHSWSMSLFIPSIFFYLTGTIVWLAFASSKPQTFAKRD from the exons ATGGCCAAACTCACTCTCCGAGCAGAAAGCTCCCACCTTTTCTACTCACAGCCCTCATCTTTCATCTCAGCACCGAAACGCCGTCGTTTGCTGAGCTTCCCTCCGAAACCCAGCTTGAAATTCCGAGTCTTTTGCAGCATTAAGGAGAAGGAGAGCGTTAAGAGAGTCAATGGGCTCCCCGGCGATGAGGTGGTCCACCGGGCCGGGTCGGGTTCGGATTCTGAAGGCGAGTCGGGTCAGAAAAGTGGGTCTGTGGGGTTTGATTTGGACTGGCCTCCCTGGAAGAACATACCTCAGAGATATAAGCTCATTGGCACAACTTCATTGGCCTTTGTTATTTGTAACATGGATAAG GTGAACTTGAGTATTGCTATAATCCCAATGTCACATCAGTTTGGTTGGAGTTCATCTGTGGCTGGATTGGTTCAGTCGTCCTTCTTTTGGGGGTATGCTCTGAGTCAATTGCCTGGGGGATGGCTTGCCAAGATATTTGGTGGGAG AAAAGTGCTTGAGATTGGAGTATTAACTTGGTCATTGGCTACAGCACTTGTCCCTTTCGTTGCTGGATTTACTCCTGGTTTAGTTGTGTCAAGAATTTTG GTAGGAATTGGAGAAGGTGTTTCCCCGTCCGCTGCAACTGACCTTATTGCCAG AACAATACCTTTGGAAGAGCGGTCACGAGCCGTAGCATTTGTCTTTGGTGGGTTGAGTGTAGGCAGTGTTGCAGG GTTTCTTCTAGCTCCTCCACTTATCCAAAATCTTGGCTGGGAATCTGTCTTTTACATATTTTCCCTTTTGGGGATAGGTTG GTATGTGGGGTTTCAGTTTCTTGAAGGACAACCCTCATGGGTTG GGTCCCGGTCAGACTTGAAAACAGCGCAGAACACTTCTCCAAAAGAGTTGGCTGACTCGTTGAAG GATGTACCGTGGAAGGAATTTTTCCGAAGTGAAGCTGTTTGGGCAATGATATATGCTCATTTTTGTGGAAGTTGGGGTCATTACACATGCCTAGCATGGCTGCCTACTTATTTTAG TGAGGAGCTGAACCTGAATTTGACCGAAGCGGCCTGG GTCTCTATCCTTCCTCCCTTGGCATCAATATTTGTGAATACCATTGCATCCCAAATTGCTGATAACTTGATTTCTAATGGAGTTCAAACCACTACG GTCCGAAAAATTTGCCAAACAATTGCCTTTTTGTCTCCTGCAGCTTGTATGACTCTTTCTTCTCTTGATCTAGGATTGCCCCATTGGGAAGTTGTGGGGATACTCACTGCTGGTTTAGCCCTTTCGAGCTTTGCAATTTCAG GACTTTATTGTACTCATCAAGATATATCACCTGAATATGCAAGCATACTTTTG GGTATTACCAATACTGTTGGGGCAGTACCTGGAATAGTAGGTGTTGCCCTCACTGGCTATCTACTTGATTCAACTCATTCATGGAGT ATGTCATTGTTCATTCCATCAATATTTTTCTACCTGACTGGTACAATTGTTTGGTTGGCGTTTGCCAGCAGTAAGCCTCAGACCTTTGCGAAGAGAGATTGA
- the LOC101309875 gene encoding codeine O-demethylase-like, with translation MALLHAGNDSVKLSMSVQEMSMKGDEPPPEYIVKDSKFGAIESSPELGQIPSIDVSLFSPSSLDSKQAKIELDKLRTALSSSGCIQAIGHGISSSFLDKVREAATQFFELPVEEKEKYSRSVHGGSEGYGNDVIVSEKQVLDWSYRLTLRVFPEDQRRLNLWPKNPTDFGEVVHEYATKVKYMIGVLFKAMAKSLNLEENSFSDHLFGEGALMQARFNFYPRCSRSDQVLGVKPHTDRSGVTVLLQDKEVEGLQLLVDGKWVRVPIVPHAIVVNLGDQMQIMSNGIFKSPMHRVVTNPDRMRLSVALFNEPDPETEISPVEKLIVETRPRLYKTVKNYGRINYECYQRGEVALETVKIS, from the exons ATGGCTCTCCTTCATGCTGGTAATGATTCAGTGAAGTTGTCCATGAGTGTCCAGGAGATGTCCATGAAAGGTGATGAACCACCCCCTGAATATATTGTTAAAGATAGCAAGTTTGGAGCTATAGAGTCTTCACCAGAATTGGGTCAAATCCCCAGCATTGATGTCAGTCTCTTCTCCCCATCATCACTTGATTCTAAGCAAGCGAAGATCGAACTTGACAAACTTAGAACAGCTCTCAGCTCATCAGGCTGCATTCAG GCAATTGGTCATGGGATATCAAGTTCCTTTCTGGACAAGGTACGCGAAGCTGCGACACAATTCTTTGAACTTCCAGTGGAAGAGAAGGAAAAGTACTCCAGATCTGTTCATGGTGGCTCTGAAGGGTATGGGAATGATGTCATTGTCTCAGAGAAGCAAGTTCTCGATTGGTCCTATAGACTAACACTAAGAGTATTCCCTGAAGATCAAAGAAGGCTTAATCTTTGGCCAAAAAATCCAACTGACTTTGG AGAGGTTGTGCATGAATATGCAACAAAGGTAAAATATATGATTGGTGTGCTGTTTAAGGCCATGGCAAAATCGTTGAATTTGGAGGAGAACAGCTTTTCAGATCACTTGTTTGGAGAGGGAGCTCTGATGCAAGCAAGATTCAACTTCTATCCGCGGTGTTCAAGATCCGATCAGGTCCTTGGTGTCAAGCCACATACAGATAGGTCAGGAGTGACAGTTCTGTTGCAAGACAAAGAAGTGGAAGGTCTTCAACTTTTGGTAGATGGGAAATGGGTTAGAGTCCCCATTGTGCCTCATGCTATAGTTGTTAATCTTGGTGATCAAATGCAG ATTATGAGTAATGGTATCTTCAAGAGCCCAATGCACAGGGTTGTGACAAATCCAGACAGAATGAGACTATCTGTGGCCTTGTTTAATGAACCTGATCCTGAAACTGAAATTAGTCCTGTGGAGAAACTGATAGTTGAGACAAGGCCACGGTTATATAAAACTGTCAAGAATTATGGTCGTATCAACTATGAATGCTATCAGAGAGGAGAGGTAGCACTTGAAACAGTAAAAATCAGCTAG